The following proteins are encoded in a genomic region of Diabrotica virgifera virgifera chromosome 1, PGI_DIABVI_V3a:
- the LOC114332205 gene encoding nicotinate phosphoribosyltransferase: MTDANNKKIGQNSIVQPLLTDLYQITMAYAYWKTGKIDGYAVFDLYFRKNPFQGEFTIFAGLEECLKFLEKFKYSESDIEYIKQILPASIEEEFFDYLRTVTADQIKFYSVNEGTVVFPRVPLIRIEGPLVIAQLLETTLLNLVNYASLMATNAARYRLAAGKLKLYEFGLRRAQGPDGGLSASKYAYIGGFDGTSNVLAGKLFNIPVKGTHAHSYITSFNCLEDITNRNLVPKNGGEPRDFFDCALKWRGTIATLFHVLVSEVSDGEFAAFVSFALAMPSGFMALVDTYDIKRSGLINFCAVALALHDFGYEAIGIRLDSGDLAYLSGVAREYFERIAADYNIPYFSKLNIMASNDINEETIISLNEQGHCIDSLGIGTHLVTCQKQPALGCVYKLVELDGEPRIKLSHDVDKVTIPGKKNAFRLYGNTFSLIDLLQRADESPPTTESKVLCRHPFEESKRAYVIPSKVENLLLLQWKDGRIIRPLPNLQQIKENVNKSLKILRPDIKRSLNPTPYKVSVSDSLYHFLHKLWLENAPIGELS, from the coding sequence ATGACGGACgcgaataataaaaaaatagggcAAAATAGTATCGTCCAACCCCTCCTGACTGATTTATACCAAATAACGATGGCCTATGCCTACTGGAAGACAGGAAAAATCGACGGATACGCAGTATTTGATCTCTACTTCAGAAAAAACCCATTCCAAGGAGAATTCACAATTTTCGCGGGCCTAGAAGAGTGTCTTAAGTTCctcgaaaaattcaaatattcCGAGAGTGACATCGAATATATCAAACAAATATTGCCAGCGTCAATAGAAGAAGAGTTTTTTGACTACTTAAGAACAGTCACCGCAGACCAGATCAAATTTTATTCTGTCAATGAAGGTACAGTTGTTTTTCCTCGAGTGCCTCTAATCCGAATAGAAGGTCCGTTGGTTATAGCTCAACTTCTAGAGACTACACTGTTAAATCTAGTGAACTACGCTAGCCTAATGGCTACAAATGCAGCTCGATACAGACTAGCAGCAGGCAAATTGAAGTTGTACGAGTTTGGTCTACGACGAGCACAAGGTCCTGATGGAGGTTTGTCTGCATCTAAGTATGCATACATTGGTGGTTTCGATGGCACTAGCAATGTCCTTGCAGGGAAACTATTTAACATTCCAGTTAAAGGTACACACGCACATTCCTACATTACATCGTTTAATTGTTTAGAGGATATAACAAACAGAAACCTTGTGCCGAAGAATGGTGGGGAACCCAGAGACTTTTTCGACTGTGCATTAAAGTGGAGAGGAACTATCGCCACCCTATTCCATGTGTTAGTTTCAGAAGTTAGTGATGGGGAGTTTGCAGCTTTTGTATCCTTCGCTTTAGCAATGCCATCTGGTTTTATGGCACTTGTAGATACTTACGACATCAAACGAAGTGGTTTGATAAATTTTTGTGCAGTGGCACTGGCGTTACATGACTTTGGGTATGAGGCAATAGGTATAAGACTAGACAGTGGAGATTTGGCATATCTTTCAGGTGTTGCAAGAGAATATTTTGAAAGGATTGCAGCTGACTACAATATTCCATATTTTAGTAAGTTAAATATTATGGCTTCAAATGATATAAACGAGGAAACCATTATAAGCCTAAATGAGCAAGGGCATTGTATAGATTCCTTAGGTATTGGTACACATTTAGTAACCTGTCAGAAGCAGCCTGCCCTAGGTTGTGTGTACAAATTGGTGGAGTTAGATGGTGAGCCGAGGATTAAACTCAGCCACGATGTGGATAAAGTGACCATTCCAGGAAAGAAAAATGCATTCAGACTCTATGGTAATACTTTTTCTTTGATAGATCTTTTACAGAGAGCAGATGAATCACCACCAACCACAGAGTCTAAAGTGTTATGCCGACATCCATTTGAAGAATCCAAACGAGCTTATGTTATACCTTCAAAGGTCGAGAACTTACTTTTACTGCAGTGGAAGGATGGTAGAATCATCAGGCCGTTACCAAACCTCCAGCAGATCAAAGAAAATGTCAATAAATCCTTGAAGATACTCCGGCCTGACATCAAAAGGAGCCTCAATCCCACGCCATACAAGGTTTCAGTGAGTGACAGTCTTTACCATTTCTTACATAAGCTGTGGCTGGAGAATGCCCCCATTGGGGAGCTCTCCTGA